One window of the Pyrus communis chromosome 17, drPyrComm1.1, whole genome shotgun sequence genome contains the following:
- the LOC137721966 gene encoding uncharacterized protein: protein MRRLISKFFIYENVPAEKASSHHFKNMVLGCQHGGVGVQPPTPYEVRNKYLEMEYKDIGEYVNKLRSKWETNGCTIMCDGWTGPTRLSIINFMVYSKGKTIFLKSVDASDHIKNYKYIYKLLRDVIMEVGEHNVVQVMTDNGSAFVKAGKKLLKHHNVFWTSCAAHSIDLMFEAIGKRENIANVVKRARTIINYIYNHGWLLAKMREFCKGEIIRPATS from the coding sequence ATGAGGCGTCTAATTAGCAAGTTCTTTATCTATGAAAATGTCCCTGCTGAGAAGGCATCATCACATCATTTCAAAAATATGGTATTGGGATGTCAACATGGCGGTGTTGGAGTACAACCTCCCACTCCCTATGAGGTAAGAAACAAATATTTGGAAATGGAGTATAAAGACATTGGCGAGTATGTTAACAAGTTGAGGTCAAAGTGGGAAACTAATGGTTGCACAATTATGTGTGACGGATGGACTGGCCCGACCAGATTGTCTATCATAAACTTCATGGTATACTCCAAGGGAAAGACAATTTTTTTGAAGTCCGTTGATGCTTCAGACCATATAAAAAACTACAAGTATATTTACAAATTATTGAGGGATGTAATCATGGAGGTGGGAGAGCATAATGTTGTCCAAGTCATGACCGACAATGGTTCTGCATTTGTCAAAGCTGGAAAAAAGTTACTGAAGCATCATAATGTGTTTTGGACATCATGTGCAGCACATAGTATTGATCTCATGTTTGAGGCAAtagggaagagagagaatatTGCTAATGTCGTAAAAAGAGCTAGAACGATCATAAATTATATTTACAATCACGGTTGGTTGTTGGCAAAGATGCGTGAATTTTGCAAAGGAGAAATTATTCGTCCAGCTACCTCTTGA
- the LOC137721965 gene encoding protein ALP1-like, with amino-acid sequence MAQVFTMNAQLLRYRQQQRRQREIASLEQRTFVRLHVRREEINRITRLSDTNCLWQLRMDRNAFAVLCDLLQTRGGLVDDGHVTIEEQVATFVNILAHHNKNRSMQVRFFRSGETISRYVRRVLRALLSLQDVLFAKPTPIPEDCTESRWKCFKGCLGALDGTYIGVTVPDVDRPRYRTRKGHIATNVLGVCTHDLKFVYVLSGWEGSATDSRVLGDAVTRANGLKVPTGTYYLVDSGYTNGEGFPAPYRSTRYHLQEWENNSRAPRNHEEYFNMKHSHARNVIERCFGLLKRRWAILRSPSHYPIKIQGRMITACSLLHNFIRMYMAVDPEENARLAFDELPIGEDLPEVLAYIETVESSQIWTQWRDDLAREIYDECRGRRA; translated from the exons atggcacaagtcTTTACTATGAATGCACAATTGTTGAGGTATAGACAACAACAAAGGAGACAACGGGAAATAGCTAGTTTAGAACAGAGGACATTTGTTAGACTTCATGTTAGGAGAGAGGAAATAAATCGTATCACACGATTGAGTGATACTAACTGTTTGTGGCAGCTACGAATGGATAGGAATGCATTTGCAGTTTTATGTGATTTACTACAAACTCGTGGTGGATTGGTAGATGATGGTCATGTTACAATAGAGGAGCAAGTAGCTACTTTTGTTAACATATTAGCCCACCACAATAAAAATAGGTCAATGCAAGTTAGATTTTTTAGGTCTGGTGAAACTATTAGTCGATATGTCCGTAGAGTATTGCGTGCATTACTCAGTTTGCAAGATGTGTTGTTTGCAAAACCAACCCCTATCCCAGAGGATTGCACGGAATCGAGATGGAAATGCTTTAAG GGTTGCTTAGGAGCGCTAGATGGAACATACATAGGGGTCACTGTGCCTGATGTCGATAGACCAAGATATAGAACAAGGAAGGGTCATATAGCAACTAATGTGTTAGGCGTATGCACACACGACCTTAAATTCGTATATGTGTTATCCGGTTGGGAGGGATCAGCTACTGATTCGAGAGTTCTTGGTGACGCTGTTACTAGAGCTAATGGCCTCAAGGTCCCAACTG GTACATATTATTTGGTTGATTCCGGATATACGAATGGTGAGGGTTTTCCGGCACCGTATAGAAGCACTAGATACCATTTGCAAGAGTGGGAAAACAATTCACGGGCACCTAGGAATCATGAagaatattttaatatgaaacACTCACATGCTAGGAATGTCATTGAGAGATGTTTTGGCCTCCTCAAACGACGTTGGGCTATCTTACGAAGTCCTTCCCACTATCCAATCAAGATTCAGGGACGAATGATCACCGCATGTAGTTTACTTCATAATTTTATCAGAATGTATATGGCAGTTGATcctgaagaaaatgcaaggCTTGCATTTGATGAATTACCTATAGGGGAAGATTTACCAGAAGTATTAGCCTACATTGAAACCGTTGAGTCAAGCCAAATATGGACTCAATGGAGGGATGATCTTGCAAGAGAAATATATGATGAGTGCAGAGGAAGAAGGGCTTGA
- the LOC137722456 gene encoding autophagy-related protein 8f, whose product MAKSYFKQEHDLEKRRAEAARIREKYPDRIPVIVEKAERSDIPNIDKKKYLVPADLTVGQFVYVIRKRIKLSAEKAIFIFVDNVLPPTGAIMSAIYEEKKDEDGFLYVTYSGENTFGYQIPL is encoded by the exons ATGGCAAAGAGTTACTTCAAGCAAGAACATGATCTGG AGAAGAGACGGGCAGAGGCTGCCAGGATCAGAGAGAAATATCCAGATAGAATTCCA GTGATTGTGGAGAAAGCAGAAAGAAGTGATATCCCAAACATTGATAAGaaaaa GTACCTTGTTCCGGCTGATCTAACTGTGGGACAATTTGTTTATGTTATCCGCAAAAGGATTAAGTTAAGTGCAGAAAAGGCGATCTTTATATTCGTGGACAATGTACTCCCACCAACAG GTGCAATTATGTCTGCCATATATGAAGAGAAGAAGGACGAAGACGGGTTTCTCTACGTCACGTACAGCGGTGAGAACACATTTGGTTATCAAATTCCACTGTAG
- the LOC137721967 gene encoding LOW QUALITY PROTEIN: uncharacterized protein (The sequence of the model RefSeq protein was modified relative to this genomic sequence to represent the inferred CDS: inserted 2 bases in 1 codon; deleted 1 base in 1 codon; substituted 1 base at 1 genomic stop codon): MAGLHRSPANWMGWSGLLAGGEKWAVAQLICGGLELLQGECRPHAQPKSSKDPTEREGQRMEDSLAKLERIQTQILERISKLELSISTSLPXFTATPIPTSTQNAAVSANEAPLSAILLANDVKNFAFKRVPSDYYDWSLDAXGAASIHHLCKSIVLVVVRPCLRSPQSSVVDCSDRNNSKYYVVVVQYTARFNAEAVKNFLYSLNEGKIAKKKFNCQLAPEDTSIELTGFEHNAVTCVGMKTDIPVILDEAIEKLNPDFFWLGGSEVDLKLGIRTSEFINFAKPFIVSCSSS, encoded by the exons ATGGCTGGCCTCCACCGAAGCCCAGCTAATTGGATGGGGTGGAGTGGGCTTTTGGCGGGAGGGGAAAAATGGGCTGTTGCCCAGCTTATTTGTGGAGGGCTGGAGTTGCTCCAAGGAGAGTGTCGTCCTCATGCCCAACCAAAAAGCTCGAAAGACCCAACAGAGAGAGAAGGGCAGAGAATGGAAGACTCGCTAGCAAAGCTAGAGCGAATCCAA ACCCAAATCCTCGAACGCATATCAAAGCTTGAGCTCTCCATCTCCACTTCTCTTCCGTAATTCACCGCTACCCCCATCCCTACCTCAACTCAAAACGCCGCCGTCAGCGCCAACGAAGCCCCCCTCTCCGCCATTCTCCTAGCCAATGACGTAAAAAACTTCGCCTTCAAGAGGGTTCCCTCCGATTACTACGATTGGTCTCTCGACGC CGGCGCTGCCTCAATCCACCATCTCTGCAAAAGCATTGTCTTGGTAGTTG tCCGACCTTGCTTGCGTTCCCCCCAATCCAGTGTCGTTGATTGTAGTGACCGCAACAATTCAAAATACTATGTTGTTGTCGTTCAG TACACTGCTCGGTTTAATGCTGAAGCTGTTAAGAACTTCTTGTATTCGCTCAACGAGGGCAAGATAGCGAAAAAGAAGTTCAACTGTCA ACTTGCACCTGAGGATACATCAATAGAATTGACTGGATTTGAGCACAATGCAGTTACATGTGTTGGCATGAAAACAGACATTCCT GTGATTTTGGATGAAGCAATTGAGAAACTTAATCCCGATTTCTTCTGGTTGGGCGGCAGCGAGGTTGATCTGAAGCTGGGCATCAGAACCTCAGAATTTATAAACTTTGCTAAACCTTTCATTGTGAGCTGCAGTAGTTCTTGA
- the LOC137721824 gene encoding uncharacterized protein encodes MVADGVRCETGNFKAGTFVTVASKMREQIPGINIEPKHIQNKLKHLKEKYSSAYDMMNTSGFGWDDEKKCVVVDSDEILQEWVKKHPNASCKPNKPFPLYPRLCTVFGRDRATGSIAESAADAIENMGLESEDCETSEIPPLSPTPSPSVATSSASQPVRKRKRSRNDGDANIVSVISEGWNKAVTKMKKLGESFTFREAKARLPSELQAMGLPYDQVLRISMKLVKDTDLMGIWTTLDDSQKPDFIKVFMESL; translated from the exons ATGGTTGCTGATGGTGTTAGGTGTGAGACCGGCAATTTTAAGGCTGGTACTTTTGTAACGGTTGCCTCCAAGATGAGGGAACAAATTCCTGGCATTAATATAGAgccgaagcatatacaaaacaaattgaagcATCTGAAAGAAAAGTATTCGTCTGCATATGACATGATGAATACATCTGGATTTGGTTGGGATGATGAGAAAAAATGTGTTGTTGTGGATAGTGACGAAATACTACAGGAGTGGGtgaag AAACATCCCAATGCATCTTGCAAACCAAATAAGCCATTCCCGTTGTATCCACGGCTATGTACGGTGTTTGGGAGAGACCGAGCCACGGGTAGCATTGCTGAATCAGCGGCAGATGCAATTGAAAATATGGGTTTGGAAAGTGAGGATTGTGAGACTTCTGAGATACCTCCGCTTTCACCTACCCCATCTCCTTCTGTTGCTACATCTAGTGCTTCTCAACCTgttaggaagaggaagaggagcagGAATGATGGTGATGCAAATATTGTATCTGTTATCAGTGAAGGTTGGAATAAAGCTGTTACTAAAATGAAGAAATTAggtgaaagttttacttttagaGAAGCAAAAGCTAGACTACCTTCTGAGCTTCAGGCCATGGGTCTCCCATACGATCAGGTGTTAAGAATTtcaatgaagttagtgaaagatACCGATCTGATGGGTATTTGGACCACCTTGGATGACTCACAGAAGCCAGATTTCATTAAAGTGTTTATGGAGAGCCTTTGA